The genome window GTGTTATCATAGAATTACTTTGGTTTTTGCAAGGATCTACAAATATAAAATTTTTACTTGAAAATAATGTTCATATATGGGACGAATGGGCTGATGATATGGGAGAGCTTGGTCCTGTATATGGAAAGCAATGGAGAGCTTGGGAAACTAAAGAAGGAAATAAAATAGATCAAATATCAAATATAGTAAATACATTAAGAAATAATCCCGCAAGCAGAAGAATTATTTTGAATGCTTGGAATGTAGGAGAGATTGATAAGATGCATCTTCCGCCATGTCATATGATGTGCCAATTTTCTGTTAATAAAAATGGCGGTATTATAGCTCATTTATACCAACGTTCTGCAGATTTATTTTTGGGTGTTCCTTTTAATATAAGTTCTTATGCTATACTTACAAGACTTTTAGCTATGCATAGCGGTCTTCATGCTTCAGAGCTTATTATGACTTTTGGAGATGCCCATATTTACAATAATCATATAGAGCAGGTAAAACTTCAGCTTTCAAGAGAGCCATTTAATCAAACAGCTGAATTATTTATAGAAAATCGCCCTAATATATTTAGTCATGTTTATGGAGATTTTAGATTAGAAGGGTATAAGTATTATCCTGCAATAAAAGCGGAGGTGGCTGTTTGATAGTTTCATTAATTGCCGCAGTAGACTCTAAAAATGGCATAGGATTAAATGGAATTATGCCTTGGGGGTATATAAAAGAGGATATGCAGTTCTTTAGAAGTACAACTACAGGATATGCAGTTGTTATGGGACGTGTAACTTTTGAGTCTTTAGGTTCAAAGCCTCTTCCAAATAGAAAAAACATCGTTGTGTCTTCTCATTCAAATAGTGAGTTATTAGAAAAGTATGATAATCTATTTTATGAAAAATCTTTTGAAGATTCAATTTCAAAATTACTTTTAGAAAAAAATAATCAAATATTTATTATAGGCGGAGAATCAATTTATAAAAAGGCATTGGATTATGCTGATACAATATATCTTACTCATATAGATAAAGATTATCATTGCGATAGATTCTTTCCTCAAATAGATACAAGTTTATTTCATTCTGCTAAATTAAAAACATTTGTTCATAATGATATAGATATAAGTATAATTAAATATACTAGAATTTAATTAAATATAATTTGAAAAATAGTTGAAAAATATAAAATCTATTATACAATTTTTACAGATGCATTACATTAAAAGCAGTTTATTTTCAGCATTTATATATCTTAATTAATGTATTAAGTTATAGCTTTAATATTTGGGGTTATTATGAATTGTATAGATAATTTATTGGAACTAGCCGGTAAAGCTTTCGATAGTGCTGATTATAAGAAATCTTTAGAATATTTTAATAAATTAATTTTTTATTATGGTGATAGTGTAGAGATCTATAATAATAGAGGATTAGCCAAGAGTAGTTTGGGAATGTATGAAGAGGCTATTGAGGATTTTGAAAATGTAATTAGAATAGATCCTAAATATATTAATGCTTATAATAATATAGGGTTGGTTAAGCATAATTTAGGCTTGTATGATGAAGCTATTAATTATTATAAGAAGGCATTATTATTGGATAACAACTGCATTCAGGCTTATAATAATATGGGATTGGCTAAGCATAATTTAGGCTTGTATGATGAAGCTATTAAATATTATATTAAAGCCATAGAAATTTCTCCGAATGCCCATACATATAATAATATAGGGTTGATAAAAAATGATTTAGGTATGTATGATGAAGCCATTGAATATTTTAATAAAGTTATACAATTAGATAATCGCTATACTAAAGCGTATTATAATATGGGCTTATCAAAGTACAATTTAAAAAATTATGATGAGGCTTTAGAATATTTTAATAAGGTTATAGAATTAGACTACAAAAATATATATGCTTATAATAATATTGGTATAATAAATCAGGATTTAAAATTGCATAGAGAAGCTTTAGAATATTTTAACAAGGCTCTGCTATTAGATAAAAATTATTGTAAGGCATATTATAATAGAGGTGTTTCAGAATTAAAATTAGAATTATATGAATGTGCCTTATATGATTTTAATATATGTGCGGAATTAGAGCCTAATTATTTTCCTGCTTACTGCAAAAGAGGAGAGGTAAAGTTAAAATTAAAAAACTATAGAGAAGCTTTAGAAGATTTTAACAAATATATAGAACATGGCGAAGCTGATAAAAAAATATATTTCTATATAGGATTTTGCGAATATAAATTAAAAGATTATAATAATGCCATAAAATACATTAATATGTCTTATAATAATATAAAAACATTTCTATTAAAAATTATATTAAAGTTTAAACTTCTATTTGTAAAAAAATAACTATAAATTATTTTTTGTCTTAATTATCATTATAAAAGTTTTATTGCATATTAATTAATAGGTTTAAATTTATTATATATAATATATAATATTTTAGATTATATTGATATGAATTTTTTACTTTGAAGGAGATAATTTGAGATTAGAGTTAATGCTTGGCGTCAGATATCTGAGAGCCAAAAAGAAATTTTCATTTGTTTCAATTATTACAATTATATGTGTACTTGGCATATTAGTAGGGGATATGGTAATGATTACTGTACTTTCCGTTATGAATGGTTTTCAAGATGATATAAGAGACAAAATACTCGGAATGAGAGCACATATAAATATAAGTGCTTACAGCGATCAGCCTCTTACTGATTATAAATATGTTGTTGATAACATAATGCATAATAAAGATATAACAAGTGCTTATCCTTATATAGTTTTGCCTTGTATAATGCGTTCTTATGGTTTTACTACGCTTATAACAGTTCGTTCATTTGAAGATACAATATTCACAACTGATAAAGATTTTATAAAATATTTTAATTTTGTTGAAGGCAATAATAAAGATATGCAGACTAATGATGCTTTAATAGGTTCTGAAATGGCAAAGGATTATGCTTTATCTATTGGAGATACTATTGATATAATTTCAGCTTCAGGAAGTTTTGAAAGAGGATTTAAACCTCAGAAAACTACTTTTACAATTAAAGGTATTTATAAAACAGGCTATTATGAATATGACAGCAGAATGGTAATAGTTCCTCTTACTACAGGTCAGAGGATGGTTGGTTATAATAATGCTGTTACAGGCGTTGCTGTAAAGGTAAGAAATTTTTTTGAAGCGGATAAAGTTGCCAAAAAGATTGATACAGATTTAAAAGAGTTTTATAATGTCATGCCTTGGATGCTTTTTGATAGGAATTTTTTTCAGGCTTTGCATACGGAAAAATTAATGCTTGCTTTGATACTTTCTTTCATAATATTAATAGCAGCTTTGAATATTGCTTCAAGTCAGATAATATTTGTTAAAGATAAAAGGAGGGATATTGCTATAATAAAGACATTAGGTTTGAGACCTTCAAATGTAGCTAAAGTATTTTTTTTGGAAGGAGCGATAATAGGTTTAATAGGTACTGTACTCGGTGTAATATGCGGTATATTACTTGCTAATTATGTTAATGAGGCTTTGGAAGGATTAAGGATTATAATGCAGTTTATAGTTAATATTATTTGGTTTATTCCTTCAAAAATAAGTGCTGGAATATCAATACCAATAGTTCCGGACTTTTTCCCATCAGATATTTATTATGTAAGCGGAGGACTTCCTTCTATAATACATGCTTTGCAGGTTATAATGGTTGCTAGTATTTCATTCTTACTTTCTGTTTTATTTGCAATAATACCTGCTTATATAGCAAGCAGATATAAACCTGCGGAGGTACTTAGATATGAGTGATAATAAAGAAGTTCTTATTAATATAGAAAATTTAAAAAAGACTTATGCAGGACCTCCTAAAGTAGAAGTATTAAAATCTATAAGTTTAAAAGTTTATAGAAATGAAATACTTGCAGTAACAGGAGAATCAGGCAGCGGAAAAACTACTCTTTTAAATTTAATAGGCGGAATAGATGATATTACAGATGGCAGTATATATATATTAGGCAATAATATTGGTAAAATGAATGAAGGACAATTAGCACATTTTAGAAATAGTTCTCTTGGTTATGTATTTCAGTTTCATAATTTACTTGGTGAGTTTAGTGCTTTAGAGAATGTTATGATCCCATCTCTAATGCTTAAATATAATAAAAAAGAAGCAAGACAAAAAGCTGAAAACCTTCTTGAAACCGTTGGTTTGAAAGATAGAATGGAGCATAGAATAGGAGAGCTTTCAGGAGGTGAGGCACAAAGAGTCGCTATTGCAAGGGCTTTAATAAATAAGCCAAGTGTTGTATTGGCTGATGAACCCACAGGAAATTTGGATAAGAAGAATGCTGAATTAGTAAGAGAATTATTATGGAATATGACAAAGCAAAGCAATGCCTCTTTAATAATTGTTACTCATTCTGTTTCTATTGCTAATATGGCTGATAGAAAACTTCGTTTGGAATACGGAGAGAATTTAATAGAATATTGAAATATCAAATATTTTAATATAGAATATTTAATTAATAAACAAATATAATATTTATCAGGAATAGAAAATTATGCTTATAAAAAAAGTAAAAGAATTTTTTAAAAAAGATGACAGACCATTTGATTATGGTGCTGTTACAGAAGAACATATGAAAAAGTATTATACAAAAATTGAAAAGCATCCTTATAGAAGAATGTTTTCTTATGCAATGCGTCATAAGAAATTATTTATACCATCTTTTATATTGAGTGTTGGATATACAATAATAAATATATTACCTCCATTTTTTGGACAGATGGCTATAGCTATAACAGGCGGTAAAAGAGTTGATATTTTAGATAAAATACCATTTGTTGCTGATTTAGCGGCAAGATTCAGTAATTTTAATACTAAAGATTTAACTCAGCAGTTTTTGTCTTCTGATTCTATAGCAAATCCGATTATAATTGCACAGTTTGCTTTTATTATTATTATAGGGTTTATATATGTTTTATTTAGAGTTGGATTTGATTATGTAAAAACTTTTCTTTTTGCTTTTACTGCCCAAGAAATAGGTAAAGATGTTCGTGCTGATATGATGAGAGGACTTCTTAATACTGATATTGCATATTTTAAGCAGGAAAAAGAAGGAGACTTAATGAGTAGGGTTATCAATGAGTCTGGGACAATAGAAAGTTTCTTATCTAGTACATTGCCAAATATGATTACAGTTCCTTTAACTTTAATACTTACATTAGCTATGCTTCTTATATTAAATGTAAAACTTACTATAGCATGTTTTGTGGCAGCTCCTTTAATAGGATTAGGTATAGATAAGGTTTCAAAATTAATAAGAAGCAGAATATCGGCACAGCAGAATTTTCTTGGAAGCACTACTTCAGTTATACAGGAAGACATAAGGGGTATAGAAGTTATCAAAATATTTTCTAAAGAGGATCAGGAGGTTAATAGATATAAAAGTTTATATAGTGAATTAATAAATATAATGAGAAGAATAAGTTTGCTTACTTCTCTTAACAGACCGATGACAGAACTTGTAATGATAGTTGCTATGCTTATAATACTTGCTTACGGCGGATTTTTAATATTTAAAGGAGAAATGCCTTTTGAATTTTTATGGGGATTTTTACTTTATATGCTTAATATATCTACTCCTGTTAGAGATTTATCTGGTATATTTATGAATTTGCAATTGACTAAAATGATAGCTATTAGAGTATTTCAGATTATAGATTTGCCTGCTGAAAATGTTGATGATAAGACTAAAAAAGAAATGAAGCCAATAGAACATTCAATTACTTTTGAAAATGTTCATTTTGAGTATCCAAGAAGAAGCGATGCTAATCCTTTTCATTTGGGACCTGTAAGTTTTAATGTAAAAAAAGGAGATGTTGTTGCTTTTGTAGGTAATTCTGGAGGCGGAAAAACTACTTTGATAAGTTTGATACCAAAATTATTTACTCCAAGTGAAGGAGTAATAAGATTTGATGGAATTGATATAAATGAATTAAATACTAGAAGTGTTAGAAATCAAATAGGGGTTGTATCTCAGGAAAATATTCTTTTTTATGGAACTGTGAGAGAAAATATTTTATATGCCAATCCTAATGCTACAGATGAAGATTTAGTAAGAGCAGCAAAAATAGCACATGCTGATGAGTTTATTTTGAAATTACCTAATGGATATGATACGCATATAGGTCCAAGAGGTGTAATGCTTTCAGGAGGACAGCGTCAAAGAATAGCATTGGCAAGAGCGGTAGTTAAAAGACCTTCTATATTGATACTTGATGAAGCTACTAGTGCTTTGGATACTGAAAGTGAAATGTATGTTCAAAAAGCTTTAAATGAAATTATTAATCTTCAAACTACATTTGTTATAGCACATAGACTTTCTACTATCAAAAATGCTACATATATATGTGTAGTTGAGGATGGTAAAATAACTGAATCAGGTACTCATGAAGAATTGATGAAAAGAGGCGGAAAATATCAATACCTATATTCATTACAATTTAGAGATGAATAAATTAGATATGAATAAAATAAAAAAAATAAAAATGCTGTTTTAATAATTAAGTTTATTGAAACAGCATTTTTATTAAAAGATAAAAACTAATAAAAATTATTTAGTTTTGATTTTGTTCTTCAGTAGCTATGCTAAGCCTTGTAAACCCCGCATTTTTTACACTGTCTATAACAGATATTAAAGTTTGAGTTTTTACATCTTGATCTGAGCGTATCTCTACAGGTTTTTCCAATTCTCCTTCTGTATCTGCTAATTTTTTTAGATCCGCATCAATATCTTCAGATAAATATCCGTTTATGTATTTTTTCCCATCTTTTGATATGCTTATCACTACAGTATCATTTTTTTCTGAACCTACTGCAGAT of Brachyspira hampsonii contains these proteins:
- a CDS encoding thymidylate synthase yields the protein MHNYLELLKKVLEEGEETKDRTGVGTRRIFGPQLRFKFEGDKIPIITTKKVFMKGVIIELLWFLQGSTNIKFLLENNVHIWDEWADDMGELGPVYGKQWRAWETKEGNKIDQISNIVNTLRNNPASRRIILNAWNVGEIDKMHLPPCHMMCQFSVNKNGGIIAHLYQRSADLFLGVPFNISSYAILTRLLAMHSGLHASELIMTFGDAHIYNNHIEQVKLQLSREPFNQTAELFIENRPNIFSHVYGDFRLEGYKYYPAIKAEVAV
- a CDS encoding dihydrofolate reductase; this encodes MIVSLIAAVDSKNGIGLNGIMPWGYIKEDMQFFRSTTTGYAVVMGRVTFESLGSKPLPNRKNIVVSSHSNSELLEKYDNLFYEKSFEDSISKLLLEKNNQIFIIGGESIYKKALDYADTIYLTHIDKDYHCDRFFPQIDTSLFHSAKLKTFVHNDIDISIIKYTRI
- a CDS encoding tetratricopeptide repeat protein — protein: MNCIDNLLELAGKAFDSADYKKSLEYFNKLIFYYGDSVEIYNNRGLAKSSLGMYEEAIEDFENVIRIDPKYINAYNNIGLVKHNLGLYDEAINYYKKALLLDNNCIQAYNNMGLAKHNLGLYDEAIKYYIKAIEISPNAHTYNNIGLIKNDLGMYDEAIEYFNKVIQLDNRYTKAYYNMGLSKYNLKNYDEALEYFNKVIELDYKNIYAYNNIGIINQDLKLHREALEYFNKALLLDKNYCKAYYNRGVSELKLELYECALYDFNICAELEPNYFPAYCKRGEVKLKLKNYREALEDFNKYIEHGEADKKIYFYIGFCEYKLKDYNNAIKYINMSYNNIKTFLLKIILKFKLLFVKK
- a CDS encoding ABC transporter permease — translated: MLGVRYLRAKKKFSFVSIITIICVLGILVGDMVMITVLSVMNGFQDDIRDKILGMRAHINISAYSDQPLTDYKYVVDNIMHNKDITSAYPYIVLPCIMRSYGFTTLITVRSFEDTIFTTDKDFIKYFNFVEGNNKDMQTNDALIGSEMAKDYALSIGDTIDIISASGSFERGFKPQKTTFTIKGIYKTGYYEYDSRMVIVPLTTGQRMVGYNNAVTGVAVKVRNFFEADKVAKKIDTDLKEFYNVMPWMLFDRNFFQALHTEKLMLALILSFIILIAALNIASSQIIFVKDKRRDIAIIKTLGLRPSNVAKVFFLEGAIIGLIGTVLGVICGILLANYVNEALEGLRIIMQFIVNIIWFIPSKISAGISIPIVPDFFPSDIYYVSGGLPSIIHALQVIMVASISFLLSVLFAIIPAYIASRYKPAEVLRYE
- a CDS encoding ABC transporter ATP-binding protein, which encodes MSDNKEVLINIENLKKTYAGPPKVEVLKSISLKVYRNEILAVTGESGSGKTTLLNLIGGIDDITDGSIYILGNNIGKMNEGQLAHFRNSSLGYVFQFHNLLGEFSALENVMIPSLMLKYNKKEARQKAENLLETVGLKDRMEHRIGELSGGEAQRVAIARALINKPSVVLADEPTGNLDKKNAELVRELLWNMTKQSNASLIIVTHSVSIANMADRKLRLEYGENLIEY
- a CDS encoding ABC transporter ATP-binding protein, with the translated sequence MLIKKVKEFFKKDDRPFDYGAVTEEHMKKYYTKIEKHPYRRMFSYAMRHKKLFIPSFILSVGYTIINILPPFFGQMAIAITGGKRVDILDKIPFVADLAARFSNFNTKDLTQQFLSSDSIANPIIIAQFAFIIIIGFIYVLFRVGFDYVKTFLFAFTAQEIGKDVRADMMRGLLNTDIAYFKQEKEGDLMSRVINESGTIESFLSSTLPNMITVPLTLILTLAMLLILNVKLTIACFVAAPLIGLGIDKVSKLIRSRISAQQNFLGSTTSVIQEDIRGIEVIKIFSKEDQEVNRYKSLYSELINIMRRISLLTSLNRPMTELVMIVAMLIILAYGGFLIFKGEMPFEFLWGFLLYMLNISTPVRDLSGIFMNLQLTKMIAIRVFQIIDLPAENVDDKTKKEMKPIEHSITFENVHFEYPRRSDANPFHLGPVSFNVKKGDVVAFVGNSGGGKTTLISLIPKLFTPSEGVIRFDGIDINELNTRSVRNQIGVVSQENILFYGTVRENILYANPNATDEDLVRAAKIAHADEFILKLPNGYDTHIGPRGVMLSGGQRQRIALARAVVKRPSILILDEATSALDTESEMYVQKALNEIINLQTTFVIAHRLSTIKNATYICVVEDGKITESGTHEELMKRGGKYQYLYSLQFRDE
- a CDS encoding ExbD/TolR family protein, which codes for MKFRRRFNIKSGIDLTPMIDIVFNLLIFFMVGSTIIVTPQIEISLPKSTSAVGSEKNDTVVISISKDGKKYINGYLSEDIDADLKKLADTEGELEKPVEIRSDQDVKTQTLISVIDSVKNAGFTRLSIATEEQNQN